Proteins from one Panicum virgatum strain AP13 chromosome 7K, P.virgatum_v5, whole genome shotgun sequence genomic window:
- the LOC120641183 gene encoding histone H3.3-like, with product MARTKQTARKSTGGKAPRKQLATKAARKSAPTTGGVKKPHRYRPGTVALREIRKYQKSTDLLIRKLPFQRLVREIAQDFKTDLRFQSHAVLALQEAAEAYLVGLFEDTNLCAIHAKRVTIMPKDIQLARRIRGERA from the exons ATGGCTCGTACTAAGCAAACCGCTCGCAAGTCCACTGGAGGCAAGGCTCCTAGGAAGCAACTAGCCACCAAG GCTGCCCGTAAGTCTGCGCCCACAACTGGGGGAGTGAAGAAGCCTCACCGTTACCGCCCTGGGACTGTTGCTCTTCG TGAAATCCGCAAGTACCAGAAGAGCACTGACCTGCTCATAAGGAAGCTTCCATTCCAGAGGCTTGTTAGGGAGATTGCCCAGGATTTCAAG ACTGATCTGCGTTTCCAGAGCCATGCGGTGCTTGCCCTGCAGGAGGCTGCGGAAGCATACCTGGTGGGTCTGTTCGAGGACACCAACCTGTGCGCCATCCACGCCAAGCGTGTGACGATCATGCCTAAGGACATTCAGCTGGCTAGGAGGATTCGCGGCGAGAGGGCTTAG
- the LOC120641185 gene encoding plectin-like isoform X2 — MLSARPRSGSFEAGLRAATASSSASSREQHRQPSSPRLHRSRSSAGGPSKASPSPERRRGVGGAGAMQQQQQRVAQLEEELRREREEKARALRELEETRREGESGARGAAEKAQLLEREVDKSKESERKMLESLIYQTKQLEQAKISLEEAKLEIAALRQANKGLEAAARRGGAEQRSVKDLMFGGADEEIRVLRGELRAAMQGEERSRKAADDLSVALADVTMEAKQVKVWLSEAQAELEAAGAEAERLRGALAAAEARLRAVSAEHDRCRLEADECAAAWADKERVLLDCVRASEEEVNRARQDNTKLVESQRVIRDENARLRDILKQAVAEANVVKDSLELARAENARLNDAVADKDAALQSLRQEYECVKVSEAAAQGSLKELNSLLAATTTTACSTPASAKTAPAPDHGFDQRLPNGSENGTPQSASQRWMADKPRKPGKLKGGFSQSARMGSLNPKERVFASLSNIADLKSAADAAMEDFDDEFDHIDESHYADMEDSMKHKKKRPIFRKFGDLFRRKSFYKPNLAPVHTL; from the exons ATGCTGTCCGCCAGGCCGAG ATCCGGCTCCTTCGAGGCCGGGCTCAGGGCCGCCACGGCTTCTTCGTCCGCCTCCTCCAGGGAGCAGCACAGGCAGCCGTCGTCCCCTCGTCTCCACCGCAGCCGCTCGTCCGCCGGCGGCCCCTCCAAGGCGTCCCCGTCCCCGGAG aggcggcgcggcgtcggcggcgcgggcgcgatgcagcagcagcagcagcgggtggcgcagctggaggaggagctccgGAGGGAGCGCGAGGAGAAGGCGCGGGCGCTGCGTGAGCTCGAGGAGACCAGGAGGGAGGGCGAGAGCGGGGCCAGGGGCGCCGCGGAGAAGGCGCAGCTGCTGGAGCGGGAGGTGGACAAGTCCAAGGAGTCGGAGCGCAAGATGCTCGAGTCGCTGATATACCAGACCAAGCAGCTGGAGCAGGCCAAGAtctcgctcgaggaggccaaGCTGGAGATCGCCGCGCTGCGGCAGGCCAACAAGggcctcgaggcggcggcccggcgcggcggcgccgagcagcGGAGCGTCAAGGACCTCATGTTCGGCGGCGCGGACGAGGAGATCAGGGTCCTGCGCGGCGAGCTCCGGGCGGCGATGCAGGGCGAGGAGCGCAGCCGCAAGGCCGCGGACGACCTCTCCGTCGCGCTCGCCGACGTCACCATGGAGGCCAAGCAGGTCAAGGTCTGGCTCTCCGAGGCGCAGGCCGAGctggaggccgccggcgccgaggccgaGCGGCTGCGCGgggcgctggccgccgccgaggcccggcTGCGCGCCGTGTCCGCCGAGCACGACCGGTGCAGGCTCGAGGCCGACGAGTGCGCCGCCGCGTGGGCCGACAAGGAGCGCGTCCTGCTCGACTGCGTGCgcgcctccgaggaggaggtCAACCGCGCGCGCCAGGACAACACCAAGCTCGTCGAGTCGCAGCGCGTCATCCGCGACGAGAACGCGCGCCTGCGGGACATCCTCAAGCAGGCCGTCGCCGAGGCCAACGTCGTCAAGGACTCGCTCGAGCTCGCCAGGGCCGAGAACGCGCGCCTCAACGACGCCGTCGCCGACAAGGACGCCGCGCTGCAGAGCCTCCGCCAGGAGTACGAGTGCGTCAAGGTCAGCGAGGCCGCCGCGCAGGGCAGCCTCAAGGAgctcaacagcctcctcgccgcgaCGACGACCACGGCGTGCAGCACGCCGGCGTCCGCCAAGACCGCCCCCGCGCCGGACCACGGCTTCGATCAGCGCCTGCCGAACGGCAGCGAGAACGGGACGCCGCAGTCGGCGTCGCAGCGGTGGATGGCGGACAAGCCCAGGAAGCCGGGCAAGCTGAAGGGCGGCTTCTCGCAGTCGGCGAGGATGGGGAGCCTGAACCCCAAGGAACGGGTGTTCGCGTCGCTGAGCAACATTGCCGACCTCAAGTCCGCGGCCGACGCGGCCATGGAAGACTTCGACGACGAGTTCGATCACATCGACGAGAGCCACTACGCTGACATGGAGGATTCCATGAAGCACAAGAAGAAGAGGCCGATATTCCGCAAGTTCGGTGATTTGTTCAGGAGGAAAAGCTTCTACAAGCCGAATTTGGCGCCAGTACACACACTCTGA
- the LOC120641185 gene encoding plectin-like isoform X1, with protein sequence MSWDSPRRSGSFEAGLRAATASSSASSREQHRQPSSPRLHRSRSSAGGPSKASPSPERRRGVGGAGAMQQQQQRVAQLEEELRREREEKARALRELEETRREGESGARGAAEKAQLLEREVDKSKESERKMLESLIYQTKQLEQAKISLEEAKLEIAALRQANKGLEAAARRGGAEQRSVKDLMFGGADEEIRVLRGELRAAMQGEERSRKAADDLSVALADVTMEAKQVKVWLSEAQAELEAAGAEAERLRGALAAAEARLRAVSAEHDRCRLEADECAAAWADKERVLLDCVRASEEEVNRARQDNTKLVESQRVIRDENARLRDILKQAVAEANVVKDSLELARAENARLNDAVADKDAALQSLRQEYECVKVSEAAAQGSLKELNSLLAATTTTACSTPASAKTAPAPDHGFDQRLPNGSENGTPQSASQRWMADKPRKPGKLKGGFSQSARMGSLNPKERVFASLSNIADLKSAADAAMEDFDDEFDHIDESHYADMEDSMKHKKKRPIFRKFGDLFRRKSFYKPNLAPVHTL encoded by the exons ATGAGCTGGGATTCGCCGCGCAGATCCGGCTCCTTCGAGGCCGGGCTCAGGGCCGCCACGGCTTCTTCGTCCGCCTCCTCCAGGGAGCAGCACAGGCAGCCGTCGTCCCCTCGTCTCCACCGCAGCCGCTCGTCCGCCGGCGGCCCCTCCAAGGCGTCCCCGTCCCCGGAG aggcggcgcggcgtcggcggcgcgggcgcgatgcagcagcagcagcagcgggtggcgcagctggaggaggagctccgGAGGGAGCGCGAGGAGAAGGCGCGGGCGCTGCGTGAGCTCGAGGAGACCAGGAGGGAGGGCGAGAGCGGGGCCAGGGGCGCCGCGGAGAAGGCGCAGCTGCTGGAGCGGGAGGTGGACAAGTCCAAGGAGTCGGAGCGCAAGATGCTCGAGTCGCTGATATACCAGACCAAGCAGCTGGAGCAGGCCAAGAtctcgctcgaggaggccaaGCTGGAGATCGCCGCGCTGCGGCAGGCCAACAAGggcctcgaggcggcggcccggcgcggcggcgccgagcagcGGAGCGTCAAGGACCTCATGTTCGGCGGCGCGGACGAGGAGATCAGGGTCCTGCGCGGCGAGCTCCGGGCGGCGATGCAGGGCGAGGAGCGCAGCCGCAAGGCCGCGGACGACCTCTCCGTCGCGCTCGCCGACGTCACCATGGAGGCCAAGCAGGTCAAGGTCTGGCTCTCCGAGGCGCAGGCCGAGctggaggccgccggcgccgaggccgaGCGGCTGCGCGgggcgctggccgccgccgaggcccggcTGCGCGCCGTGTCCGCCGAGCACGACCGGTGCAGGCTCGAGGCCGACGAGTGCGCCGCCGCGTGGGCCGACAAGGAGCGCGTCCTGCTCGACTGCGTGCgcgcctccgaggaggaggtCAACCGCGCGCGCCAGGACAACACCAAGCTCGTCGAGTCGCAGCGCGTCATCCGCGACGAGAACGCGCGCCTGCGGGACATCCTCAAGCAGGCCGTCGCCGAGGCCAACGTCGTCAAGGACTCGCTCGAGCTCGCCAGGGCCGAGAACGCGCGCCTCAACGACGCCGTCGCCGACAAGGACGCCGCGCTGCAGAGCCTCCGCCAGGAGTACGAGTGCGTCAAGGTCAGCGAGGCCGCCGCGCAGGGCAGCCTCAAGGAgctcaacagcctcctcgccgcgaCGACGACCACGGCGTGCAGCACGCCGGCGTCCGCCAAGACCGCCCCCGCGCCGGACCACGGCTTCGATCAGCGCCTGCCGAACGGCAGCGAGAACGGGACGCCGCAGTCGGCGTCGCAGCGGTGGATGGCGGACAAGCCCAGGAAGCCGGGCAAGCTGAAGGGCGGCTTCTCGCAGTCGGCGAGGATGGGGAGCCTGAACCCCAAGGAACGGGTGTTCGCGTCGCTGAGCAACATTGCCGACCTCAAGTCCGCGGCCGACGCGGCCATGGAAGACTTCGACGACGAGTTCGATCACATCGACGAGAGCCACTACGCTGACATGGAGGATTCCATGAAGCACAAGAAGAAGAGGCCGATATTCCGCAAGTTCGGTGATTTGTTCAGGAGGAAAAGCTTCTACAAGCCGAATTTGGCGCCAGTACACACACTCTGA